Proteins from a single region of Pyrus communis chromosome 6, drPyrComm1.1, whole genome shotgun sequence:
- the LOC137738276 gene encoding protein CURLY FLAG LEAF 1-like, translating to MTAPNMATIAASLERSLQNCSLNNHQSDHHNRSSGNVTVDGEGQGSSVTDGVLAAMGMQGRSSSSTSSTSDATLELNSHVSLPYHWEQCLDLKTGEIYYINWRNGMKVKEDPRTRAEYSGDFYYSEEDENSSYDNEESSTDSSPSWCRYEQQQQQVENHNNNNNVLVVGGCKACLMYFMVPKQLEDCPKCSGQLLHFDRSENGSP from the exons ATGACAGCTCCAAACATGGCGACAATCGCTGCTTCTCTGGAGAGGTCTCTCCAAAACTGCTCCCTAAACAACCACCAGAGTGACCACCACAACCGGAGCAGCGGCAACGTCACAGTCGACGGCGAAGGTCAAGGCTCGAGCGTCACTGACGGCGTATTGGCCGCCATGGGGATGCAGGGCAGGTCATCGTCTTCAACCTCATCAACCTCGGACGCCACTTTAGAGCTCAACTCCCATGTCTCCCTTCCATACCATTGGGAACAATGCCTCGATTTAAAg ACAGGGGAGATTTACTACATAAACTGGAGGAACGGGATGAAAGTGAAAGAAGATCCGAGGACAAGAGCAGAGTACAGTGGCGACTTCTACTACtcagaagaagatgaaaacaGCTCCTATGACAACGAAGAGTCTTCGACCGACTCGTCGCCATCTTGGTGCAGATacgagcagcagcagcagcaggtagagaatcacaacaacaacaataatgtGTTAGTAGTGGGTGGCTGCAAAGCTTGTCTCATGTACTTCATGGTCCCGAAACAGCTCGAGGACTGCCCCAAATGCTCCGGTCAACTTCTCCACTTCGATCGATCCGAAAATGGCTCCCCATGA
- the LOC137737855 gene encoding GSH-induced LITAF domain protein-like, with product MSKVEEPAMGVPVYTVQNPYQAGMIPPNAVYGDPKGVPIHQTIYRDTPAPFNCAYCGDTGLTHVKSKPSAAAVVACMMPMMLGCCFLLPSCDCLWHKYHYCPNCQEKVADFEKSDLCLVVDPPSWTERSYALPA from the exons ATGTCGAAGGTCGAAGAACCGGCTATGGGAGTTCCAGTATACACGGTACAGAATCCGTACCAAGCCGGAATGATCCCGCCAAACGCTGTCTACGGCGACCCCAAGGGCGTCCCTATCCACCAGACCATTTACAGAGACACTCCCGCTCCCTTCAACTGCGCTTACTGCGGCGATACCGGACTAACCCATGTCAA ATCAAAGCCGAGTGCGGCAGCTGTTGTGGCTTGTATGATGCCTATGATGCTTGGATGTTGTTTTCTTCTGCCTTCCTGTGACTGCCTCTGGCATAAGTATCATTACTGCCCAAACTGCCAAGAGAAG GTTGCTGATTTTGAGAAGTCGGACCTTTGTCTTGTTGTGGATCCTCCAAGCTGGACAGAACGTAGCTATGCACTGCCTGCGTGA